Part of the Methylomonas sp. AM2-LC genome, TTCTAAAGACTATGGCACATCCCGCATTGAAATTAAGCAGAAAACTATTTCATGGAATGAAATAGATAAATCTATCGAAATCATGGCTCAAAGTGTACAAGATTTTAATACTGAATCAAAACATACTTATAAAATAAGTATTCCTCTTTCAGACATTACAGAGATAGTTCGCATTCTCGGTCAAGACGCAGTTAAGAAATCAGCGAGTGATTTAGAATTAGCTTTAGGTGAGCAATCAAAAGCCCTCAACCGACTTGTATTTGCAGCATCTGGATTAGTTAACAATAATGTAAAAATTGAGCCATTTAAATTTAAATTGCCGAAACCCACATCAAAGGTCCAATAAAATTGTTCCGAATCTTATAATTACTTTGCCGCGTAGTTAAACATTCATCATGCGAAAAATGCTAAAAATAGAATTTAAGCGATTTTGCGAATGGAATGATAACATTCCATTTTTGAATGGCATATCGAAAGGAGATGCCTTATGGGATTTTTAGATGCATTACAGAACAATGGGTGCTAATCAACAAAAGGGTCTAAAGTTTCATAGGCTTTATAAGTAATTGCAATTGTGAGTCACGTGGACAGACTAATGATACCAAATATGCTGTACACAGCATATTTGAGGCGCTGGGCAAAAATAGCTTTTTAAAAACATCTGCAAATAATACCAATACGGTATATTATTACCTTTATGCACGTTATCGCAAAACCCATGCTTATCGAATTTTGGTCGAAACACCCTGCCGCTGAAAAGCTGCTGCAGGCGTGGTATCGATTGATGGAAAGCGAAGTCTTTAGAGACTTTAACCATCTTAAAGCGACTTTTGCGAGTGCTGATTATGTGGACGGATTGACGGTGTTTGATATTGGCGGCAACAAGTTTCGCTTGATTGCGGCTATTCATTACAATTGGCACAAAGTCTATATTCGTGCGGTATTAACCCATGCAGAGTATGACACGAATGCCTGGAAAAAGAGGTGATAACGATGAGATACGCAACTAAATCCGTTCCCGAACCAAAAGCCATCTTACAAGCCTGGTTACCTTTCAAAGAATTAGTTGGCGTGACCGGCGTTCATAGTGAAGAAGACTATGCTCAAGCCTGTGCCACAATTGACGTTTTGTTGGATGAAGTGGGGGATGATGAAAACCACCCGCTGGCTGACGTGCTTGATTACTTGGCTGACCAAGTCAAATCTTATGAAGATGAAAACTTCGTCATTCCAGAAGCCGAACCCAATGAAGTCTTGAAATTCCTAATGGAACAGCGCGGCCTTAAACAAGACGATTTAGGCGATATCGCCCCCCAAGGTCGAATATCCGACATCCTGACCGGTAAGCGTTCCATTAGCAAAGAAATCGCTAAAAAATTAGCTACTCGCTTTCACGTTCGAGCCGATGTATTCCTATAGCCATTATCAACTAACCTTCTCATTATGGATAAAAAACAATTAAGTGAACGGGACATCTGCAGGAAGTTTATTACCCCGTTGCGCCGTTGCGCTTATGAAAAAATACGTGCCATCCGTGAAGTAACGCAGGAACGTATAGAAGAATTGTTAAATGATGAACAATTAACGAAATGGGATACCTGAAAAAAGCATTGATGATTGCATTTCATCTTTGCGCAAAGATCTGCTTTTTCTGATTAGCCAGTGATTTCTCCCCGAATTTAATCATCTTATGCCTAGATGATTAGCCGTTACGCCCATCAACCCAGTGCTGAGCAGAAAAGCTAACTAATTTTATTCATTAGCATACATTTATCGTCACAAGTTTGGGTTTACACAGTAGGGGTTGTATACCGAAACCCCAGAAAATTTGTCATGCTCAAAAAAGACCAGAGTTAAGACTGACAGCATTCTTAGATTATAATAGCGATAGTTTGGCATGAATTGATATTTTAGCGATTCCTGCGCTAAAAGTATTCGTAAACAAAAGATGCCTACCATGCCTCCGGCGCAATACGCTTCGCTATTGACGCCCTATGAGGGAACCGCTTTAATAATTGCGGCTTATGGCCTTGCATAGTGCCTTCACATTCTCGGCAGTGAACCCAAGCTCATTGTTAATCACTATAAGACGATTACTGTCCAGCGTGAAGCATAGACTGGGCGTGACGCCGTCCTTGTAATGGTTATCGTCAGCGTTCTGAATAAGCTCCAGAATGAAATGCGATTCCTTGGAGTTCAGATCCTCAGCAATGGTCGCCAGGAGATTTTGATATCGGCGAATCATGTTGTCCACAACAATTTGGCCATCTCCCTCAAGAAATGCGCCAATGCCGAATTCGTAGCGTCTAATGTCAACGATAAGATCTTTTGGGGAAATTGTAGATTATGGGGGGCAACAGTCATGAATGCCCCCCTTTAGGATCTTTGTCGTCACTTTCTAATAGCCGCAATTGCACGGATTTCCGTTCCCGCACCAGTTCCAGTCTAAGCTCTTCTTCCGTGGGTAAATAGGGTAGATATTTGGCGGCAAATAATTGCTGGTTATCGGCCAGTACCGAGTATTTGGCAATCGTTTCGCTTTTTTGGCTACACAAAATCAACCCTATGGTCGGATTGTCGTCTTCGCCTTTTTTATTCTGGTCATAAATTCTGACGTAGGTATCCATCTGCCCAACGTCCTGATGGGTCAGCTTTCCAAGTTTTAGATCGAGCAACAGAAAACACTTAAGCTTGAAATTATAAAACACCAGATCAATGTAAAAATCTTGATCTTCGGTTGATATACGTTGTTGGCGGGAGACGAAGGCAAAGCCTTTACCCAGTTCCAGCAAAAATTGCTGTAAATTATCAATCAAACCTTGTTCCAGTTCGCTTTCCAGATAAGTTTGCGATGGCAAGTTGAGAAAATCCAGGACATAGGGATCACGAAGATAATCTTCCGGCCGATTTGATAATATGGATGTATGCGACCCTGCTTCCTGTTCAACTGCAGATCTATTTTGACTAGCCAGGAGCCGTTCGTAATACAGCACGCTGATTTGCCGTTCCATCGCCCGTGCACTCCAGTTTTGCTCGATGGCTTCCAGCATGTACCACTCGCGGGCTTTAGGATTTTCCAGTCTAATCAACACTCGATAATGCGTCCAACTCAATTCGGTACGCAGTGCGTTCCAATTTGGATAGGTCAAATAAAATGAACGCATGTTGCGAAGGTTTCGTGTATCGAAACCTTTGCCAAATTCCCGAGTAAGATTTCCCGACAAATTTTGCAATTGTTGTTTGCCATAAGCCGCACGTTGTTGTCCTTGCTGCTCATCTTCAACGATTAAACGCCCAATATGCCAATAGGCGTGCACCATTTCAGTATTGATGGAATACTGGACTCGGGTACGGGCTTGTTCGATGACTTGCCGGATATCCGACAGTAACTGGTTATTTGTGGCTTCAGGCATCATTGAAAGATTATTGAACGGCGTCTTTAAGACCTTTGCCAGCTTTAAACGAAGGAACTTTTGCAGCTGCAATGGTAATGGACTCACCGGTTTGAGGGTTGCGCCCAGTACGTTCGGCTCTTTCCTTCACTTCAAAAGAGCCAAATCCAACTAATGCAATGGAATCTCCCGATTTTAAGGTTGATTCTATGGTCTGTATTAGGGCATCCAGGGCTTTACCGGAGTCCGCTTTGGTTAATCCGGAATTTACGGCAATCTTATTAATTAGTTCAGATTTATTCATACGTTCAGTTCCTTAAATATAAAGTAATAGTCAATCCAACATAAATAGCTGATGGTATACCTGTATTCTCATCCCACCAATCTTGATAGTTGCGGATCATTGCGCAACAGCAAACACCAACGGGCAACGGCCGATAATTCGGCGGTCGAGTTTGTCATCTCACGTACACGTGCTCTCACTTCGATCAATTTCGCTTTAGCAGCCGGATTATTGCCCGTACCGCAGCGAGCTTTTGCTGTAGTGAAGTCATCGATTAACTTGTCAATTTGCTGCCATACTTTGCGGCGAGCCTCGGCAAGAGGGACGTGTTCGTTGAGTTTGAGACGCTTTACCGTTTCATTAACGCGCTCCTGTTCCCACGCTGAGATACCAGGCATCGGGATGACCTTGCCTTCTTCATCGAAAGCAATCAGCGCAACATCGTCATCATCAATTGGGTCAAGCAGGTAGGGTGTTTCGGATTCCTCGCATGGCTGCGTGTGCGTTGAGCAAAGAGACCCATCCTTGAGCGGAAACCAGCCGCCTTTTTTGCGATTGCCCACATTCCCGCAAACGCGGAAATTCATGTAATCGAAGGCAAGCCACCAGTAACCATCTCGAACGCTGGCATCAAGTGCTTTAGCTTCTTTCTTAGGTCGAAAATGCTCAACGTCATAGTGAGAATAAAGCTCCCTTACCTCGGAAAACCAGCACTTACCAGCGGACAACGCCAGCAGCCACGTCTTTAGTGCTCCCCAGTGGATACTGTTGGCATCGATCAGTGCGTTGCGTTCATCACGTTTGCCCGCTGCATCCATTGCTGCCAATTCACCCACTAATTGACGTGATTTAGCCAGCCACGCATCCCATTGCGATTGAGTCCAAGGCGTCCAGCCCGGAATATTGGCGTCGGTTGGCAATTTATGCGCTAGATCAATCCAAATCACCGTTCTTCCTCTTCCCGTAATATTTCATCGATAATGGAGTCGGCAATAGCATTTTGCTCGGCTTGTTCCTCTGGAGTCAAAACCGGTTTTCTGAAGCGCCGATGCTGCGCCATCTTGCGCACGAACAGTGCATAGTCAGGATCACGAAAATCAGCAGTCGAGAAGCCCAGATCGGCCAACTCGGCGGAAAGCCTTGAGAGCTCGGCATCCTCTTCCGGCGTGCGCGGGGCTTTTACAAATAATTCGTTGCGACGGAACAATCGTCGCTCGGTTTCAATGTCCAGCGTAGATGACAAGCCAAACAACTCACTCTTCAGTAAGCCGGTTACGCCCATGCCTTGCGGATGCTCATCCGGTACATCCACTATGGTGCGCTGGCCATCGCGACGTAGGATATGTACCTGCTCGCGTTTTAGACTGCCCACCATCATCGGGTCGTGCGTGGTGATCAGAATTTGCGATTCGCCTTGCAATGTTGTTCCTTCGCGTGGACTCAGTACGTTTTCGATATCGTCGAAGTAGCGCAACTTCCAGATGGGATTCAGGTGAGTATCCGGCTCATCCAACAGGAACAGGCAATGGTCTTCACGGGTTATTCGCATCAGGCCCAATACGGTAAGCATTTGTAGCTCGCCTTCGGAGAGTTGCTTGAACTCCACGTCGCCGCCGTGTCCATTG contains:
- a CDS encoding HU family DNA-binding protein, which produces MNKSELINKIAVNSGLTKADSGKALDALIQTIESTLKSGDSIALVGFGSFEVKERAERTGRNPQTGESITIAAAKVPSFKAGKGLKDAVQ
- a CDS encoding helix-turn-helix domain-containing protein encodes the protein MRYATKSVPEPKAILQAWLPFKELVGVTGVHSEEDYAQACATIDVLLDEVGDDENHPLADVLDYLADQVKSYEDENFVIPEAEPNEVLKFLMEQRGLKQDDLGDIAPQGRISDILTGKRSISKEIAKKLATRFHVRADVFL
- a CDS encoding PDDEXK nuclease domain-containing protein codes for the protein MMPEATNNQLLSDIRQVIEQARTRVQYSINTEMVHAYWHIGRLIVEDEQQGQQRAAYGKQQLQNLSGNLTREFGKGFDTRNLRNMRSFYLTYPNWNALRTELSWTHYRVLIRLENPKAREWYMLEAIEQNWSARAMERQISVLYYERLLASQNRSAVEQEAGSHTSILSNRPEDYLRDPYVLDFLNLPSQTYLESELEQGLIDNLQQFLLELGKGFAFVSRQQRISTEDQDFYIDLVFYNFKLKCFLLLDLKLGKLTHQDVGQMDTYVRIYDQNKKGEDDNPTIGLILCSQKSETIAKYSVLADNQQLFAAKYLPYLPTEEELRLELVRERKSVQLRLLESDDKDPKGGHS
- a CDS encoding type II toxin-antitoxin system HigB family toxin, producing MLIEFWSKHPAAEKLLQAWYRLMESEVFRDFNHLKATFASADYVDGLTVFDIGGNKFRLIAAIHYNWHKVYIRAVLTHAEYDTNAWKKR